The following are encoded together in the Lathyrus oleraceus cultivar Zhongwan6 chromosome 3, CAAS_Psat_ZW6_1.0, whole genome shotgun sequence genome:
- the LOC127129897 gene encoding leucine-rich repeat protein 1: protein METNTLFHLVTIFTILLSANANSEGDALYAFRTSVRDPNNILQSWDPTLVDPCTWFHVTCDTHNRVTRLDLGHAKLSGHLVPELGNLRHLQFLELYRNELVGPIPKELGNLKNLISLGLYHNNLTASIPRTLSNLSNIKFLRLNNNKLTGRIPRELTKLKNLKILDLSNNDLCGTFPTYGSFSKFSQQSFRNNPRVTGPELMGFVRYDDIGGRCK, encoded by the exons ATGGAGACGAACACACTTTTTCATCTTGTTACCATTTTTACTATTCTGTTATCAGCGAATGCAAACTCTGAAG GTGATGCTCTGTATGCATTCAGAACAAGTGTAAGAGATCCAAACAACATTCTACAGAGTTGGGACCCCACTCTTGTCGATCCTTGTACATGGTTTCATGTTACATGTGATACTCATAACAGGGTTACTAGACT AGACCTTGGACATGCAAAACTCTCTGGCCATTTGGTTCCTGAGCTAGGAAACCTCCGTCACCTTCAGTTTCT AGAATTGTATAGGAATGAATTGGTGGGTCCAATACCAAAGGAACTTGGAAATTTGAAGAACTTGATTAGCTTGGGTCTTTACCATAACAATCTCACTGCTTCCATTCCTCGCACCCTCTCCAACCTCTCTAATATCAAATTCTT GAGACTCAACAACAATAAGCTGACAGGAAGAATACCAAGGGAACTCACTAAGCTGAAAAACCTCAAGATCCT AGACCTGTCAAACAATGATCTCTGTGGTACCTTTCCCACATATGGCTCCTTCTCCAAGTTCTCTCAACAAAG TTTCAGGAACAACCCAAGAGTTACAGGTCCAGAGTTAATGGGATTTGTGAGATATGATGATATTGGAGGAAGATGCAAATGA
- the LOC127132025 gene encoding uncharacterized protein LOC127132025, which yields MCCDAISVCCKKCKLFYMWYSDNLFKYVDWVEGCYISGIRAWSVQSSHNVMFSLLVDEFKNLGRFMKNNPPTFKGRYDPDGAQIWLKEIEKIFRVMTCTEAQKVQFGTHMLSEEAENWWDNTRQRIEVPGAEMTWERFKTAFLEKYFPADVRCKKEMEFLELKQGNLSVADYASKFEELVQYCPHYNNADAEGSKCVKFENGLRPEIKQGIGYQEIRRFPTLVNKCRIFEEDSKARTAHYKSLSEKKNKDRGSPYASPNGKGKQKMVDEKKPSGGGSSIAGKCFKCGEPGHRADSCTKKVLRCFRCGQTGHRVTECKDAGPTCFNCGEKGHISSQCSKPKKAATAAHTTGRVFALSGVEAPKEDNLIKGTCLINNVELLAIVDTGATHSFISYECATRIGVIMSSLGGSMVIDTPANGSVKTSVVCRGCHLTILEREFVVDLVCLPLHQIDIILGMNWLGFYGVFIDCYRKTVRFSEVGENDEARFLSARQVGDLVRDEAQIFALFASLQADKKVVSVELPVVGEFQDVFPEDVSDLPPEREVEFAIDLVPGTSPVSMSPYRMSATELVELKKQLEELLEKKFVRPSVSPWGAPVLLVKKKEGTMRLCVDYRQLNKVTIKNRYPLPRIDDLMDQLSGAHVFSKIDLRSGYHQIRVKSDDIAKTAFRTRYGHYEYTVMPFGVSNAPGVFMEYMNRIFHPYLDNFVVVFIDDILIYSKTEEEHAGHLRIVLQVLREKKLYAKLSKCEFWLKEVSFLGHVISSGGISVDPAKVVVVLQWETLKSATEIRSFLGLAGYYRRFIEGFSKLALPLTQLTKKGQVYVWDAACEASFVELKRRLTSAPVLILPNPGESFVVYCDASLMGLGGVLMQNGKVVAYASRQLREFVFRRCPN from the exons atgtgttgtgatgcgataagtgtatgttgtaagaaatgtaaactcttctacatgtgGTACTCTGATAACTTATTTAAATATGTCGattgggtagaagggtgttacattagtggtatcagagcatggtcagtccagtcgagtcataatgtgatgttttccctgttggtcgacgagtttaagaatttgggaaggtttatgaagaataaccctcctacattcaaagggcgctatgatccagatggtgctcagatttggctgaaggagattgagaagattttccgggtgatgacgtgtactgaagcacagaaggtgcagtttggtacgcatatgttatctgaagaggctgaaaactggtgggataacactcgccagagaattgaagtaccaggtgctgagatgacttgggaaaggttcaagacggcctttctggagaaatattttcctgctgatgtgcgatgtaagaaggagatggaatttctagaactgaagcagggtaacctGTCTGTTGCTGactacgcttcgaagtttgaggagctggtgcagtattgtcctcactataataatgctgatgctgagggatccaagtgtgtcaagtttgagaacggattgcgtcccgagatcaaacaaggcattggttaccaggagattcgtaggtttcctacattggttaataagtgcaggatatttgaggaagatagcaaggctaggactgctcattacaaaagtcttagtgagaagaagaataaggatcgtggtagtccttatgcatctccgaatggtaaaggtaagcagaaaatggtagatgagaagaagccaagtgggggaggatcttccatagctggtaaatgtttcaagtgtggcgagccaggccaccgtgctgatagctgtaccaagaaagtgctgagatgtttccgatgcggtcagactggtcatagagttacggaatgtaaggatgctggtccgacatgttttaattgtggcgagaaaggccatatcagttcgcagtgctcgaaaccgaagaaggcggctactgcagctcatactactggtagggtgtttgctctgagtggggttgaagctcctaaagaagataatctgattaaaggtacttgcttgattaataatgttgaattgcttgctattgttgatactggtgctactcattcgttcatttcgtatgagtgtgcgaccaggattggtgtgattatgtcgtccttaggcggaagtatggtgatagatactcctgctaatggttctgtgaagacttcggttgtttgtcgaggttgtcatttgacgatccttgagagagagttcgtggtcgatttggtgtgcttacccttgcaccaaattgatattattctgggaatgaattggctaggattctatggcgtgtttatcgactgctataggaagacggtgcggttttctgaagttggtgagaatgacgaggcaagatttctatctgctaggcaggtgggggatttggtgagagatgaagctcagatattcgctttatttgcgtctctgcaagcggataagaaagtggtgagtgtagaaTTGCCTGTTGTCggtgaatttcaggatgtgtttccggaggatgtaagtgatttacctccagaacgtgaagtcgaatttgccattgacttagtaccaggtacgagtccagtgtcgatgtctccttatagaatgtcggcaactgaattggttgaattgaagaagcaacttgaagaattgcttgagaagaagtttgtgcgtccaagtgtttctccttggggtgcaccagtattgttagtgaagaagaaagaaggtacgatgaggttgtgtgtcgattatcggcagttgaataaggtgactatcaagaatcggtatccattgccgaggattgatgatttgatggaccagttgagtggagctcatgttttcagtaagattgatttgcggtcgggttatcatcagatccgagtgaagtcagatgatattgcgaagactgctttccgtacgaggtatggtcattatgaatacactgtgatgccgttcggtgtgtctaatgctccaggtgtgtttatggaatatatgaatcgtatatttcatccgtaccttgataattttgttgtggtgttcatagatgatatattgatatattctaagacggaagaagagcatgcaggacatctgagaattgttttgcaggtgttaagagaaaagaaattatatgcaaagttatctaaatgtgagttctggttgaaggaagtgagtttccttggccatgtgatttcgagcggtgggatttcggttgatcctgctaaagttgttgttgtattacagtgggagactctgaagtctgctactgagatacgcagttttctggggttagctggttattatcgcagatttattgaaggcttctctaagttggcattgccgttgacgcagttgactaagaagggtcaagtgtatgtgtgggatgcagcttgtgaagcgagttttgttgagttgaagaggcggttgaccagtgctccagtgttgatcttgcctaatcctggtgagtccttcgttgtttattgtgatgcttctttgatgggtcttggtggtgttttgatgcagaatggtaaagttgtagcttatgcttctagacagttgagag agtttgtgttccggaGGTGTCcgaattga